In Osmerus mordax isolate fOsmMor3 chromosome 23, fOsmMor3.pri, whole genome shotgun sequence, one DNA window encodes the following:
- the efs gene encoding embryonal Fyn-associated substrate encodes MSLSTVLAKALFDNAAESPEELAFRKGDILMVLDQDQSGGPGWWLCSLHGRQGIAPANRLRLLQTAPPPGTDPRRTPSEDSVYLSPGPPLARGVAATAADAEGVYRSPSSQGEALYQSPAGVPVSRQGELRQVEGGRPRSRSSSGPRPEWDLGVAGRPRSPSLRGRGTDATTLYQTPTPPSPLMASQHRRTPGGLVAVSVSVYVSDREAGTGSENQEENTYLVPREPVPVAGHSEGSYLVSRAAVMPSEDVYQTPTGGADGVVPSLGAPVSGSPALTNGALQVKPAQESPGLYQVPTPVGAGLHRTLQNNGSALGSPSLAEACQQQKVALKPPGGQGVPSTLPATRQTKLGPSPHRGSPLLARQARVPASPNFARKPPPPAPPVRGVTRKDLPQQTPAASTGKPISGSTNQPTPSSPARGRDERRQDGWTKEENFGQVAQSRKAEEFIDHNDGDQVYDTPPSSRWQRPAQAAVLCDDDSIYNTPRTLPPQADQESEVYDVPTITLNLSSDPLQQKPCIVTVFAELEVDEDVYSVPTLPGLPLALGDVSSLSVEESHHSQVYSIPGPGKRSPMTEGNSAGDLGDSSEPDCGIYDVPALTLDVLPSSSSSSSSTRRLSVSSNGSGDVQWRASLSSLVQSVLNSASSMSSRDLATSLAEILSVWKASQFSDPTLSLQQVWARLSDLLPALSACGHASPSEALLSTVQRALEDTTILLQTQSRPRLPSQDSLSRRPLPALPVGDVKPSGMGSRKGSWIQERPLPPTPQPTFPLPPAVPSVTVTVGHDDDGDDDPGNEYAGIGMTPIPAPLPVGDSVGYVKLQGKPEPPPDVLVENGHSVRMTEPRVSPSPPLPVSLSLEDSELLSFYSSQSLAHLSCLADSIDLLFSSVQGNQPPRVFVSRGKSLIVTAHKLVFIGDTLSRLLTSPDLRTKVTTSGGRLCQALKTVVVATKGAAQNYPSVSATQEMVDRVAELSQHAAGFSGLLQRLAQIS; translated from the exons ACAGTGCTTGCGAAGGCACTGTTTGACAATGCTGCAGAAAGTCCTGAGGAGCTGGCCTTCCGGAAAGGGGACATCCTGATGGTGCTGGACCAGGACCAGAGCGGGGGGCCCGGCTGGTGGCTCTGTTCTCTGCATGGGCGCCAGGGCATCGCCCCCGCCAAccgcctccgcctcctccagaCCGCCCCTCCCCCGGGGACTGACCCTCGGAGGACCCCCAGCGAAGACTCGGTTTACCTCTCCCCCGGCCCGCCTCTGGCCCGAGGCGTGGCCGCCACGGCGGCGGATGCGGAAGGGGTGTACCGGTCTCCATCCAGCCAGGGGGAGGCGCTGTACCAGAGCCCCGCAGGCGTGCCCGTGTCCCGGCAGGGGGAGCTCCGCCAGGTCGAGGGTGGACGACCGCGCTCCCGATCCAGCTCCGGTCCCCGTCCCGAATGGGATCTGGGAGTCGCTGGGCGGCCCCGTTCCCCGTCCCTCCGGGGTCGAGGCACCGACGCGACCACCCTCTACcagacccccacacccccctcccccctcatggcCTCACAGCATCGCAGAACCCCTGGCGGACTGGTGGctgtatctgtgtctgtatatgtcAGCGACAGAGAGGCTGGAACTGGATCCGAGAACCAGGAGGAAAACACCTACTTGGTTCCTAGGGAACCGGTACCAGTGGCAGGCCACTCTGAGGGCTCCTACCTCGTGTCTAGGGCGGCAGTGATGCCCAGCGAGGACGTGTACCAGACCCCTACAGGAGGTGCCGATGGTGTCGTTCCTTCCTTGGGAGCACCGGTCAGCGGCAGTCCTGCTCTGACTAACGGGGCACTTCAGGTCAAACCAGCCCAGGAGAGCCCAGGATTGTACCAGGTTCCCACCCCTGTGGGAGCTGGGCTACACAGGACTCTCCAAAACAACGGCTCTGCTCTGGGCTCCCCCTCCCTGGCTGAGGCCTGCCAACAGCAAAAGGTGGCCCTCAAACCTCCAGGGGGGCAAGGCGTTCCCTCCACCTTGCCCGCCACCAGGCAAACCAAGCTTGGCCCTTCCCCCCACAGAGGCTCCCCTCTCCTGGCTAGGCAGGCCAGGGTGCCGGCGTCACCCAACTTTGCCCGcaagcctcctcctcctgctccaccggTCAGGGGGGTGACCAGGAAAGACTTGCCTCAGCAAACCCCTGCCGCATCCACCGGCAAACCCATCAGCGGATCCACCAATCAGCCCActccctccagccccgcccGGGGGAGGGATGAAAGACGACAAGACGGATGGACAAAAGAGGAGAACTTTGGTCAGGTGGCACAGAGCAGGAAGGCGGAGGAATTTATCGATCACAACGACGGTGATCAG GTGTACGATactcctcccagcagcaggtGGCAGCGCCCGGCCCAGGCAGCGGTTCTGTGTGACGATGACAGCATCTACAACACGCCCAGGACCCTTCCCCCGCAGGCTGACCAGGAGTCTGAG GTTTATGACGTCCCAACCATAACCCTAAACCTGTCGTCCGATCCCCTTCAGCAGAAGCCTTGCATTGTTACCGTGTTCGCGGAGCTCGAGGTGGACGAGGATGTCTACAGTGTTCCCACCCTGCCGGGCCTGCCCCTCGCCCTGGGAGACGTATCAAGCCTATCTGTGGAAGAGAGCCACCACAGCCAGGTGTATTCCATCCCGGGTCCAGGAAAACGATCTCCGATGACGGAAGGCAACAGTGCAGGAGATCTTGGAGACTCTTCGGAACCTGACTGTGGCATCTATGACGTCCCGGCTCTCACTCTGGACGTCCTGCCatcttcctcgtcctcctcttcctccactcgtAGGCTGTCCGTGTCGAGTAACGGCTCGGGCGACGTCCAATGGAGAGCCTCCCTATCTAGCCTCGTCCAATCGGTTCTCAACTCCgcctcctccatgtcctccagggACCTGGCCACCTCATTGGCTGAGATCCTATCTGTCTGGAAGGCGAGCCAGTTTAGCGATCCAACCCTGTCCCTGCAGCAGGTGTGGGCCCGCCTCTCAGACCTCCTCCCGGCTCTTTCTGCTTGTGGCCACGCCTCCCCGTCCGAGGCCTTGCTCTCGACGGTCCAGAGGGCCCTGGAGGACACCACCATCCTGTTGCAGACGCAGAGTCGGCCCCGTCTGCCTTCCCAGGATTCTCTGTCCCGGAggcctcttcctgccctccccgtgggggatgtgaagccctctgggaTGGGGTCCCGCAAGGGGAGCTGGATCCAGGAGAGGCCCCTGCCCCCGACCCCCCAGCCGaccttccccctgccccccgccgtTCCCTCGGTGACGGTGACCGTGGGGCACGACGACGATGGAGACGACGACCCAGGGAACGAGTACGCTGGCATCGGCATGACCCCCATCCCCGCCCCCTTACCTGTGGGCGACAGTGTGGGCTACGTCAAGCTTCAG GGAAAACCTGAACCTCCTCCAGATGTTCTGGTCGAGAACGGGCATTCTGTCCGTATGACAGAACCTAGG gtgagcccctctcctccacttcctgtctctctttcgttGGAGGACTCGGAGCTCCTGTCGTTCTACTCCTCCCAGAGTCTGGCTCACCTGTCCTGCCTGGCCGATTCCATCGACCTGCTGTTCAGCAGCGTGCAGGGGAACCAGCCGCCGCGAGTCTTCGTTTCCCGGGGGAAGAGTCTGATCGTGACGGCGCACAAACTTGTGTTCATCGGAGACACACTCTCCCGCCTCCTGACGTCCCCTGATTTAAGAACAAAG GTCACAACCTCGGGAGGGAGACTGTGCCAGGCCCTGAAGACGGTTGTCGTAGCGACCAAAGGTGCCGCCCAGAACTACCCGTCAGTCTCCGCCACGCAGGAAATGGTGGACCGAGTGGCGGAGCTATCCCAGCATGCCGCTGGTTTCTCCGGCCTGCTCCAGCGTCTGGCCCAGATCTCTTGA